A window of Halovivax gelatinilyticus genomic DNA:
GTATTTCGTCCACCAACTGGTCTGTTTCCGCCCGTCCCAGTCCCAGTCGCGTTCGTACGTCTCCGGTCGATCAAAGTAGTCGTCGTACAGCCATCCGAGCGCTTCGAAAATCGTCTCGGCCGCCGCGACGTACTTGTCGGCGCCCATCTGACTCAAGCCGAAATCGATGACGTAGTCGCTGACGTTGTTTCCTTCGCCGTCGTCGTACTCGTCGTGGTAACCACCGATCCAGTCGGAATTAGGCGCTGCGTGGATGAGTCCTTCTTGCGGTCCAGCCGCAGAACTATCGTCCCAGGAGATCGCGTGTCCGGAGCGCTCTACGTTGGATAACAGTACGCCGGTGTCGGTGTGGGTTATTGCGTTCCCGTTGATTTGAAGTGATATCCGGTCCCAAGGCTGATCTGACACCGGGTTTGCTTTGAACTGGACGACCGCCATGGAGGCATAGCCTTCTACACTCCCGCCGTAATTATCGGTCGCTTCGTCGCTGAACTCCCAGGTCCGGTTAATGTCACCGCCTCCGCCGCCCGGTGGCGGATCGAACGGATTCCGGTCGTCCGTCCCTGCGTCGTCATCGTCTCTAGCCGAAACCGTCTGTGAGAGCAGACCCGCACTCACGCCCGTTATCGCCGCAGTTTGGAGGAACTGCCGACGCGGGCGGCTCGGTCGTCGTCGGTCGTATGGGTTGTCATTTCCCATGAGACAGACATTCACAACCAGCGTCACAAGTGTTTGTAAAATGAATATAATTAACTGTATAGGGGAATAGAGAACATTAAATTAGAATGTCTTGAGTCATTTCTTCGAAAGTGGTGGTCATTCAGCTGTTCGTTTTGGATATCGCCATTCAGTTTTCCCCATGGGTCGCCCCACGACTCGGCATCGAACCGGCGATCGACGGCCGGATCCCCGCTCGTCAACTCGGCACGAGAAGGCCCTCTCTCCACTCCCGTACCCTACCAAAGTCGAACTCGAACGCGGCAACGGGCACCCGAGTAGTCATCTGCAAGCACTTGGAGTGCAGTTGGCCGATCACGCCGGAGTCCCGGCGTCGAGCACCACGCTCTTCGTTCGGTCACGGACGAACGAAGTAGACACGTACTGGGTGTAGTTCGAAGGGCGGGCGACTATCCTATCTAATGGAACGACCAGAGGACCGAACACTCCACCCCGCTGATCCGCGAGACACCGATGCTTCGAGCCACCGGACCCGCGAGTCACCCCCGCTTCGACTCCTCGTACTCCGCTCTGGAAATCGAGTATCGGTGACAGTCGAAGACCTCGCCTTCGACCGCCAGGTCGTTTCGCAGCAAGCCCACGTACCGGCCGCCGAACCGGTCGACGTACCGTTCGACCGCGCGTTTCGAGCGCTCGTTGCCGTCGATGTACTTGACGGCGACCAGGTCGAGGTCGAGCCGGTCGAACGCGAGTTCGAGAAAGACCGCAGCCCGCTCTCCTGAATAGCCCCGGCCCCAGAAGCGCGTATCGAGGATGATCCCGAGCGTGGCGACGCGGCGATCCCACTTCGGATACAGTCCAGCGATGCCCGCGAGTTCGCCGGCGTGGGGTTCGCCCTCCGTCGGTCGAATCGCGTACTGCACCCACTCGCCATCCTCGAAGGCGTCCTGGGCGCGCTGGATCAGGTCGTAGGACTCTTTGACCGTCCGGTGTGGATCGGAATCGACGTACTCGAAGATTTCGTCGGCGTCGGGATTCGCCCCGAAGACCTCGTAGAGCGCACGCGCGTCGAGCGAGTCGTGAGACAATCGCTCGAACGTCAAGCGCTCCGATTCGATGGTTTCGGGGAACATGTCGAGGAGTACGTGGCTATCTGACAAGAATGTTCGCGGTGAGGGCCGACGATGCAGTTCGGGCGGGACTAGGCGGACAGCGTCTTTCGCATCTCGGTCACGGTCCCGTAGACGCCGTCGTCGAACTCGAGGTCGTGGTCGGTCACCCGCGAGTAGCCGTGAGATTCGTAGAACGAAACCGCGTTTAGCGAGGCCCACAGCCCCAGCGACGACACGCCCGCCGACCGTGCACGCGACTCCAGAGCCGCGTAGACGGCCGATCCGACGCCCTCACCCGAGACCGACGGGTGGACGTAGACCGCCGTGATTTCCCCGTCGACCGCAGCCTCGATGTAGTCGTCGGCGTCCGGTTTCATCCAACCGAAGCCAACGATAGTCCCGCCGCAGTCGGCGACGAGGAACTCGGTTTCGGGCGACTCGATCGGGTACTCGTCCGGATCGCGATCGTGCGCCCACGCGCCGACCTGCTCGTCGTCGTAGTGGTCGCCGGCGAGTCCCTCGATCGACGCCAGGTGGACGTCCCGAATAGCGTGGGCGTCGGCGGGAACGGCCTCGCGAACCTGCGTCTCCATCTATCGATGGCCAGAACGAGGAGCGATATCGGTGTTACGGGCCATTCGACAGCGCAACCAAGAATGGTGAGAAAAACGTCCACCAGCTAGCCGTCGACGCCGAGTTCGTCGAGGAGCGCCTTTGCGGCGGCGTTCGAGGACCCCGGTCCGCGAGCGGTCAACAGGTCACCGTCGACCGTGACCGAGGTCTCCGAATCGAGTTCGGCGTCCCAGTTCCCGCCGACAGCTTCGACCTCATCTTCGACCCAGTAGGGCAGTTTTCGACCGTCGGGTAAGCGGTCGCGCTCGTCGACGATGTCCTCCTCCCAGGCGTTCGGAAAGCCGGTGACGTCGCGGCCCTCGACGAGCATCCCGCCGTCGGAATCGCGGGTGAACGCCAGCAGACCGACGGCGTGACAGACGACGAGCGCCTTCGACCGCTCGGTCTCGACGGCCGTCCGGAGCGCCTCCCGTGCGTGTCCGTCCTGCGTGATGTCCCACTCGGTTCCGTGGCCGCCGGGGAAGACGACCGCGTCGTACTCGTCGGGGGTCGCCTCCGCGAGCGCGATCGGGTTGTTCAACCGCTCGTCGGTCTCGTGGACCTCGCGGACCCGCTCGGCCGTCTCCTCGCCGACCTCCTCGGGATCGACCGACAGGTCGTCGACGACCGGCGGGTTTCCGGTCGGCGTCGCGACGGTGACGTCGACGCCGGCGTCCGAGAGCGTCGTCAGCGGCTCGACGCACTCTTCTCCCCAGTAGCCCCCCTCGCTCACGATGAACAGTGCGGACGTCATGCATGGCTAGCGTCGCGAGTGACTGGCAAATAGCCCGAGTGCACCCATCAGAACGGCGACCGGTCGAGACGTCGAACGTGCCGGCTCGCTGGTCCGGGACACCGACGACCGATCCAGTTCTCGCCCGTTGATCGGCTTCCATCCCACGAGTTCGGCCGTTACCGTGACCGAGCACCGTCGTATAGTTTGGAAGACGTCTCACACCGAATCCCGTACCCGACCACTCGACCCGACACGTCATCGCTTCGTAAAACAGGCCTATTATCCGAAGTAAGGAAATATACAAGTAGTAAGGCCGCCATTGTTACGTAAGGACAGTATGATCACAAAGGACGCGACCATCACGAGCAAGGGACAGGTGACGATTCCGAAGGAGATACGCGAACGACTCGAACTCGATTCGGGGACAGAAGTCGAGTTCGTACTCGACAGTGGAGAACTCGCCGTCAAGCGAAAGCAATCGACGATGGACGAGTTGCGTGCGCTACGCGACAGGCTCTCACATCGTGAAGTCGACGTAGACGAGATGCGTCGCGAATCGAATCGGGCGTGGGCCGACCACCTCGAGAGGCAATGAACGCAGTATGCTATTTCTCGATTCCTGGGTGTGGCTCGAGTATCTCTTCGACGGGGAGGCGTCCGAGTCCGCCGAGCGGGTGATCCAGCGGGCGATAACCGAGGGTGGACTTATCGCCCCGACCGTCGTGGCCGAAGTTCGCTATCGCGTTCGAACGGTAGATGGCAAAGAATCAGCGGATGACGCCGTTCGAGCGCTAACCACCGCCGACGAAATTCGAAGTATGCCGATCGTAGACGAGATCGCCGCACGCGCCGCCGACCTCCGCTATCGGTATTACGAGCGCGGTACCTGTGAACTCTCGTACGCGGACGCGATCCACGTCGCGACGGCCAGCGCTCACGGCGACTGCGAGGCGCTCTACACCGGCGATCCGGACTTCGCGAGCGTCGACGAGGTCGAGACCGTCGTGCTCGAACGGTGAACGGTATCCGTCTCGACCGAGTATGGAGCACCGATGACGGCCGAATCTGGCGACGACGCGGCGTGGTACGAGACCGAAGCCGACGCGCTGGAAGCCCTTCGGGACGAACTAGAGAGCGAGGACGTCACCGAAACCCGCCTCGCCGGTCTCTACGAGCAGGTCAGTACCAGTCCGCCGCAGCTCTGGAACACGGCGACAGCCTTCATCGACATCGAAGTCAACGAGGCGACGAGCGATGTGAGTCGTCTCGATTCGGAGAGCGGTGAACCGCAGGGGGCCGCGAACGGCGAGGCGGTCGTCACGGAGGTGTCGAAACTGGCGCGCGGCTGGTGGGCTCCGGAGATCGTCGAAGATTGTGACGCGATGATAACGCTGGAGGTCCGGCGCGGACTCCCGGCCGACGACTTCGCGTCCCTCGCCTCGAAGGAACTCGCGGAGCTGATCGAGGACGCGAGAAAGAACGCAGAAAAGGCGCGATCGGCCGACGAAAGCGAACAATCCTGACGTGACTAGTTACGCTTCCCGGGTCGTCACGGCCAGCCCGCTTCCCACCGGCAGGACGACCGTGTGAAAGCCGTCGGCCGCCCGAACGGTGTCGAGGTAGTCGGCGATCCCTCGCGTGTTGTCGTCGTCGGGAAGCGGCTCCCCGGATTCGACGTACGGAAGGATATCCTCGTAGTCGACCGCACCGTAGAAGATGTTGTCCGCGATGACGACGCCGCCCGGCGCGAGTTCGTCGCGGATCAGCTCGAACGCGTCTGCGTACCTGGACTTCTGGTGGTCGATGAGGACGACGTCGAACGGTCCCTCGTGTTCGCGGGCGATCTCCATCGCGTCGCCGTGTTCGAACGTGGCACGATCGGCGACGCCGGCCTCGGCGAGGAACCGCTCGCCCTCGGCGAGTTCCTCTTTGTCGATCTCGGTGAGGATAATCTCGCCGTCGTCGGCCATCCCCTTCAGGAACCAGTAAGCGGAGTAACCAAAGCCGGAGCCGAACTCGAAGACGCGCTCGGCTCTCGTCGCCGCGGCGTAGGATCGGAGGACGCCGCCGGCGTCGGGGCCGATGATCGGAAACCCGCACTCGTCGGCGTGATCCGCCATCGCCGCGTGGATCTCGTCGTGGTCGGGACCGGTCGCCCGAAGGTACCGCTTGACGGAGTCGTCGAGGTAGTCGGCCATGCGAGAGCCGAGGATAGACGGCGCCATAAACGGTCGGGCACCGGAAATCACACCGTCGATGGAACCGCTAATCACCCCCTTGCTGTCGACCAGGGGAGTACCAAAGGGCAGGTCTAACGAGCGTTCACCGCCCGACTCAGGCCTCGACCGTCTCCAATACCCCCTCTCGAATCCGAAGCGCCTGGGGCAGGTAGAAGTCCTCCAGCGAGTGCAACGGGACGGGCGCGTCGAGACCCGTCACTCGCGTGACGGGCGCTTCGAGGGAGTACAGCGCCTCCTCGTTGATCGTCGCGACGATCTCGGCGCCGACGCCGGCGGTCTTCGGCGCCTCGTGGACGACGACGGCACGGCCGGTCTTACGGACGGAGTCGGTGATCGTCTCGATATCGAGCGGCGAGAGGCTTCGCAGGTCGACGACCTCCACCTCGATCCCCCGCTCGGCGGCGAGTTCGTCGGCGACGGCGAGCGCCGGCTGCGTACTCGACCCCCAGGTGAACAGCGAGAGATCCTCGCCCTCGCGACGGATCGATGCTTCGCCGATCGGCGTCGTGTACGACTCGGTCGGCACGTCTTCGCGGAAGGCGCGGTAGAGGCGCTTCGGTTCGAGGACGATGACGGGGTCGGGATCGCGAATCGCGGCGGCGATCAACCCCTTCGCGTCCGTCGGCGTACTCGGCGTCACCACCTTCAGTCCCGGCTCGTGGACGTAGGCGGCCTCGCGTGACTCGGAGTGGTGTTCGGGAGCGCTGATACCGCCGCCGTAGGGCATCCGGACGACCATCGGGAGCGTATACTGTCCGTGGGTGCGCGATCGCATCCGGGCGGCGTGGCTGACCAGCTGGTCGTACGCCGGCGAGGCGAAACCCATGAACTGCATCTCCGCGACCGGACGCATTCCGGAGAGCGCGAGTCCGATCGAGGAGCCGACGATCGCCGACTCCGCCAGCGGCGTGTCGATAACCCGCTGCGGACCGAACTCGTCCTGTAAGTGCTCCGTCGCCCGGAAGACGCCCCCGTTCGTCCCGACGTCCTCGCCGAGAACGACGACGCTGTCGTCGCGAGCGAGTTCGCCCGCCAGCCCGTCGCGAACGGCCTCGACGAGCGAGAGTGGCTCGGTTTCGGTCTCTGCGCCCTGCTCGGATGGGGTGGTCGTCGTGCTCATTCGCCCACCTCCCCGAACGCCTCGTCGCCGTGGCGTTCGCGTAATTCCGCCAGGTCCGAAAGCTGTTCGCGTAGCCGGTCGGTCGGCTCCTCGTAGACGTGTTCGACGATCCGCCCGGGATCGGTTTCGACGGCTTCGGCCCGCTCGACGGCCAGTTCGAGACAGTCCTCGACATCGTCTTTGATGGATTCAGCCGTCTCGTCGTCGAGAATCTCCTCACGGTAGAGGTATCGTTCGAGTCGTTCGACCGGGTCGCGCTCTTCCCAACCGGAGGCGTCGTCCTCGTCGCGGTACGCCGATGGATCGTCGGCGGTCGAGTGCGGGCCGAGCCGGTACTGGCAGGATTCGATGAGCGTCGGGCGGCGTTCGCCCTCGGCCGGGTGCTTCGCCTTTCGGACCGCCGCTCTCGTCACGGCGTAGACGGCGAGCGGATCGGTGCCGTCGACGCGGACCCCTTCGATGCCGTAGGCGGCCGCCTTCTGGACGATCGTCTCCGAGGCAGTCTGGGCCTCGACGGGCATGGAGATCGCCCACTGGTTGTTGTTACAGACGAAGATCGCGGGCACGTCGTAGACGCCGGCGAAGTTTAACCCCTCGTGGAAGTCACCGGTCGAAGTCGCCCCGTCGCCGAAGTGACAGAGGACCGCACGGTCGTGTTCGCCCTGCATCGAAAAGCCCCAGGCGAGGCCCATCGCTTGTGGCACTTGCGTGCCGATCGGTATGTACTCCGGCAAGGCGTTTACGTCGTCCGGGACGGCGTATCCCTCGCGATAGCCCCGGAGGTGGCTGAGCAACGACGCGTACGATCGGCCGTGGGCGTGCTTTGCGGCGTGGTCGCGGTAGGTCGGGACGAGCCAGTCCTCGTCTTCCAGCGCGAAGCTCGTCGCGACCTGCGATCCCTCCTGGCCGGCCATCGGCGCGTACGTCGAGATGCGCCCCTGACGCTGGAGACCGGTCGCCCGCTCGTCGAAACGCCGGGCGAGGACGAGTTCCTCGTACATCTCTAGGAGTTGCTCGTCGGACAGGTTCGGGCGTTCGGCTCCCGGCAGGATCTCGCCGTCAGTGGACAGAACCTGGACCATGTCCTCGGGCGGACTGGCCGTCTCTTCGGCGTCACGTTGGCCGGTCGGTTGCGGTCGATGCGTCGGTTTCGGATCGTCGTGTGTGCTCATCGTTAGCGGTCGTGGGTATCGGGTTGGTGTGTGGTGTGACAGTTCGTCGGTCACCCGCAACGCTGTCGGGTGAACGTGCCGGCCCGGCCTCGCTGGCTACGAGAACCGGGAAACGGACGACGACGCCTCGGAATCGGTGTCAGCGAGCCGAGGCGGGTGTCCGCCGATTAAAATGTTACTCGAATAATAAGCCAGAGAAAATCCTCTACGCGTCGCGGAATCTGCTTGGCGGACGAACGCGTCTCGTACTGGCTGGCGGACGCCATACCCCTTCGTTCGGGGAGGATGTACATAATTCTTCGTGAGTTGCGTTGCCACACGCCAGGATTCGGCCGATTATCCCCACAAGAAAGTCGATTCTCGAACGAACGTCCAGGTTCGGTGGCGAAATTCGACGGTATGTCGGCCATTCACCACAGTGTACGACGGTGAGTTGTACGAATGTCAACACCAGAAGGAGTCGATTCGCGCCGTATCCGCCTCGTATCGGATCGTTCGGAACGCGTAACGATGACGAGTCGCGTTCACGATCGAGTGTGCACGGGACGGAATCGCGGCCCCGAACGAAGACGACGGTTCTCGTCGGACTCTGGGTGCTGGTAACGCTGACGTTCGCAGGGACGGCCTGGATTCTCGTCGACGAAGACACCACCGAGTCGTTTGACGCGGCCGGGCTCGAAGATTCCCCGGATGAAACCTGGAACGCCCAACCGGATCCGCTCGTCGACGAGCCTCGGACCGAGACGGGAGCCGATTCGGAGGGAACGTCCGCACCTGAGGACGGTGAGGACGATCACCCAACGGCGGATTCGGACGGCGACCCGTCTCACGAGCGCGGACCGCCGGCAGATCGTGGACCGTCAGCTGACCACGGTCCACCCGATGACCGCGGGCCGCCGTCCCACGCCGCCTCGAGTAGTGACGAGTCCGATCGCGGGCCACCCTCCGAGGACGGACCTGCCGGTATCGACGATGAGTGAGTCCCTCGAGTCGACGTCGACGAAAAGGGGCGGACTGGTGCGCCCACCGGCCCGCTTCCCGGTCGCTCAGCGGATCCCTGGTCCGGTATCGCCGGACCGATATCGGCTACGAGAGCCAGCGAAAAGGGTGGTCGCCCTGAGCGTTGCAAGGTTGGACCGGCGAGCCTGCATGTTCAGGCACCTCGCCGGATCGATTCGTCGAGTTAAATCGGGCCGACCGGCCGCTAGAACGCGACCGAAACCAACCACTACGATTATGTGACTCCCATCCAATCGATTACTCGAATAGCCGGGCGCCGTCTCGATTCGAGTAGACGGACCCGTAAGACAGTGATCCAGATGTTCGATCTCACCCTACCCGCGCGACCGCGTCTCACCAAGACGACGCTCTATCACGTCGTCGGGTGGGGCCTGCGAATCTACGTCGCCTGCCTCCTCGTAATCGGTCTCTACAGCGTCCTCTGGCTCGCCGAAGTCGCTGGCTACCTCGACGAACAGACGCTCGCCGTCATCTGGCTCGCCGTCGCAGGGATGGGAACCGCCTTCCTCGTCCTGCTCGTCCCGCTGTATTACTCCAGTCGTCGCCGATCGTGACGCCCGACGCCAACGGCTGAACGCCGACCGAGAGAGGAGCGTCTACACCACTGCGAGCGGACAGCCCGGCACGATCGGCTGTCTCTCTGGATTCGTCACCCGAACCACGTCCAGCACCACGCTCCACCTGATCTACGAGCACTGCATCTGCATCAACTCTACGAGCGATACGTCTCCGCCTGGTCTACGAGCGCCGCGTCTCCGAGTATCTGACCTGCTATCGAGGACGGACTAGAGTGTCATCCCAGTGCTCTACAGATAGTATCCTTTAGGGTGTCTCGCGCATAACGGCTCACAATGAGTGATTCGACCGCGACGCCGACGATTCCCCAGGTGACGCTGATCGCCGTGTTCGTCACCGGACTCGTCACCGCACAGCTGACCGCCGCGAAGGTGCTCTCGTTTTCGATTCCGTTCTCGCTCCCCGTCACCGGCAGCGAACTCGTCCTGCCGGGCGCCGCCGTAGCCTACGCGGTCACCTTCTTCGCCAGCGATTGTTACACGGAGCTCTACGGCAAGCGCGCCGCTCAAATCGTGGTCAACGTCGCGTTCGCGATGAATTTCCTCGTCCTCGCGCTAGTCTGGTCGACCGCGGTCGCCCCGGTCGCGCCGACCTCGCCCGTCGGCGGCGAGGAGTTCTCCGACGTCCTCCTGCCGGCAACCTACGTCGTCGCCGGGAGTCTGCTCGCCTACGTGGTGAGCCAGAACTGGGACGTCTGGTTCTTCCACCGGATCCGCGAGGTGACCGGCGCCGAAAAGCTCTGGCTTCGCAACATCGCCTCGACGGGGACGAGCCAGGCGATCGACACCGTCATCTTCGTCTCGATCGCCTTCGCGATCGCACCCGCCCTCGCGGGCGACGACGTCATGGCGCTCTCGCTGATCGCCTCGCTCGTGGTCGGCCAGTACCTCCTCAAGCTCTCGATCGCACTCCTCGACACGCCGGTCGTCTACGCCGTCGTCCGCGTCGTCAGGGAGAAGACCGACTCGCCGCACGTCGGCGGCGTCGCCGCCGAGTGACCGGAGGCCACCGACGGCGAGACGAACCGGCGACGCGAACCGGCGACGCGAACCGGAAGCGACGCGGGTTTATCAGTTCGCAGACGATATCGACTATGGATCCACGCGTCCACGAGCACGCCGAGGTGCTCGTCGACTGGAGCGCACGCATCGAAGCCGGCGACGACGTCGTTCTCTCCGTCGGCCCCGACGCACACGAGCTGGCCGTCGCCGTCGCCGAGACGATCGGCGAACGCGGCGCGAACCTGCTCACGACGTACGGCTCGGGCGAGATCGAACGCGCCTACCAGCGCGCCCACGACGGTGACTTCGACGAACCGAGCCACGAGCTGGCACTGTTCGAGGCGGCCGACGTCTACCTCCGCATCGGCGGCGGCCGCAACACGAGCGCGACGGCCGACGTTCCCGCCGAAACGCGCCAGGCGTACCGTAACGCGCGGACGAATCTACGCGAGGCGCGCTACGATACGCGCTGGGTATCGACCGTTCACCCGACGCGCTCGCTCGCCCAGCAGGCGAACATGGCCTACGAGGAGTACGCGGACTTCGTCTACGACGCCGTCCTCCGGGACTGGGAGTCGCTCGCAGACGAGATGGCGAAGCTCAAAGATCGGCTCGACGAGGGAAGCGAGGTTCGCCTCGTCGGTCCCGGGACCGACCTCACGATGTCGATCGAGGGCAGAACCGCCGTCAATAGCGCCGCCTCAGTCGCCTACGACTCGCACAACCTCCCGAGCGGCGAGGTCTTCACCGCGCCGTACGACACCGACGGACAGGTGACGTTCGACGTGCCGATGACCCTCCAGGGTCAGTCGGTCCGCGACGTCACGCTCAACTTCGAAGCCGGCGAGGTCATCGGGTTCGACGCGGCAGAGGGCGAAGACGTAATCGAAGAGATACTGGAAACCGACGAGGGTGCTCGCCGACTCGGCGAACTCGGCATCGGGATGAACCGCGGCATCGATCGCCTCACCGACAACATCCTCTTCGACGAGAAGATGGGCGACACCGTCCACCTCGCGGTCGGCCGCGCCTACGACGCCTGCCTGCCCGACGGCGAAACGGGCAACGAATCGGCCGTCCACGTCGACATGATCACCGACGTGAGCGAA
This region includes:
- a CDS encoding twin-arginine translocation signal domain-containing protein, with product MGNDNPYDRRRPSRPRRQFLQTAAITGVSAGLLSQTVSARDDDDAGTDDRNPFDPPPGGGGGDINRTWEFSDEATDNYGGSVEGYASMAVVQFKANPVSDQPWDRISLQINGNAITHTDTGVLLSNVERSGHAISWDDSSAAGPQEGLIHAAPNSDWIGGYHDEYDDGEGNNVSDYVIDFGLSQMGADKYVAAAETIFEALGWLYDDYFDRPETYERDWDWDGRKQTSWWTKYEVNLEPNETLEINVGDVVDLIGKPGALHMGGTFELIMPANAGSFRERIEARVSSDRLLHAGIRGIEFPEIHEGLTAYAGATVNAHPERFDLDTEAIAQLDDHDFHYQYPVEMSLTGPLPDDFWDDKHVG
- a CDS encoding GNAT family N-acetyltransferase — translated: MFPETIESERLTFERLSHDSLDARALYEVFGANPDADEIFEYVDSDPHRTVKESYDLIQRAQDAFEDGEWVQYAIRPTEGEPHAGELAGIAGLYPKWDRRVATLGIILDTRFWGRGYSGERAAVFLELAFDRLDLDLVAVKYIDGNERSKRAVERYVDRFGGRYVGLLRNDLAVEGEVFDCHRYSISRAEYEESKRG
- a CDS encoding GNAT family N-acetyltransferase; protein product: METQVREAVPADAHAIRDVHLASIEGLAGDHYDDEQVGAWAHDRDPDEYPIESPETEFLVADCGGTIVGFGWMKPDADDYIEAAVDGEITAVYVHPSVSGEGVGSAVYAALESRARSAGVSSLGLWASLNAVSFYESHGYSRVTDHDLEFDDGVYGTVTEMRKTLSA
- a CDS encoding type 1 glutamine amidotransferase domain-containing protein codes for the protein MTSALFIVSEGGYWGEECVEPLTTLSDAGVDVTVATPTGNPPVVDDLSVDPEEVGEETAERVREVHETDERLNNPIALAEATPDEYDAVVFPGGHGTEWDITQDGHAREALRTAVETERSKALVVCHAVGLLAFTRDSDGGMLVEGRDVTGFPNAWEEDIVDERDRLPDGRKLPYWVEDEVEAVGGNWDAELDSETSVTVDGDLLTARGPGSSNAAAKALLDELGVDG
- a CDS encoding AbrB/MazE/SpoVT family DNA-binding domain-containing protein — its product is MITKDATITSKGQVTIPKEIRERLELDSGTEVEFVLDSGELAVKRKQSTMDELRALRDRLSHREVDVDEMRRESNRAWADHLERQ
- a CDS encoding type II toxin-antitoxin system VapC family toxin gives rise to the protein MLFLDSWVWLEYLFDGEASESAERVIQRAITEGGLIAPTVVAEVRYRVRTVDGKESADDAVRALTTADEIRSMPIVDEIAARAADLRYRYYERGTCELSYADAIHVATASAHGDCEALYTGDPDFASVDEVETVVLER
- a CDS encoding O-methyltransferase; the encoded protein is MADYLDDSVKRYLRATGPDHDEIHAAMADHADECGFPIIGPDAGGVLRSYAAATRAERVFEFGSGFGYSAYWFLKGMADDGEIILTEIDKEELAEGERFLAEAGVADRATFEHGDAMEIAREHEGPFDVVLIDHQKSRYADAFELIRDELAPGGVVIADNIFYGAVDYEDILPYVESGEPLPDDDNTRGIADYLDTVRAADGFHTVVLPVGSGLAVTTREA
- a CDS encoding alpha-ketoacid dehydrogenase subunit beta, whose translation is MSTTTTPSEQGAETETEPLSLVEAVRDGLAGELARDDSVVVLGEDVGTNGGVFRATEHLQDEFGPQRVIDTPLAESAIVGSSIGLALSGMRPVAEMQFMGFASPAYDQLVSHAARMRSRTHGQYTLPMVVRMPYGGGISAPEHHSESREAAYVHEPGLKVVTPSTPTDAKGLIAAAIRDPDPVIVLEPKRLYRAFREDVPTESYTTPIGEASIRREGEDLSLFTWGSSTQPALAVADELAAERGIEVEVVDLRSLSPLDIETITDSVRKTGRAVVVHEAPKTAGVGAEIVATINEEALYSLEAPVTRVTGLDAPVPLHSLEDFYLPQALRIREGVLETVEA
- the pdhA gene encoding pyruvate dehydrogenase (acetyl-transferring) E1 component subunit alpha is translated as MSTHDDPKPTHRPQPTGQRDAEETASPPEDMVQVLSTDGEILPGAERPNLSDEQLLEMYEELVLARRFDERATGLQRQGRISTYAPMAGQEGSQVATSFALEDEDWLVPTYRDHAAKHAHGRSYASLLSHLRGYREGYAVPDDVNALPEYIPIGTQVPQAMGLAWGFSMQGEHDRAVLCHFGDGATSTGDFHEGLNFAGVYDVPAIFVCNNNQWAISMPVEAQTASETIVQKAAAYGIEGVRVDGTDPLAVYAVTRAAVRKAKHPAEGERRPTLIESCQYRLGPHSTADDPSAYRDEDDASGWEERDPVERLERYLYREEILDDETAESIKDDVEDCLELAVERAEAVETDPGRIVEHVYEEPTDRLREQLSDLAELRERHGDEAFGEVGE
- a CDS encoding queuosine precursor transporter, which gives rise to MSDSTATPTIPQVTLIAVFVTGLVTAQLTAAKVLSFSIPFSLPVTGSELVLPGAAVAYAVTFFASDCYTELYGKRAAQIVVNVAFAMNFLVLALVWSTAVAPVAPTSPVGGEEFSDVLLPATYVVAGSLLAYVVSQNWDVWFFHRIREVTGAEKLWLRNIASTGTSQAIDTVIFVSIAFAIAPALAGDDVMALSLIASLVVGQYLLKLSIALLDTPVVYAVVRVVREKTDSPHVGGVAAE
- a CDS encoding aminopeptidase, whose product is MDPRVHEHAEVLVDWSARIEAGDDVVLSVGPDAHELAVAVAETIGERGANLLTTYGSGEIERAYQRAHDGDFDEPSHELALFEAADVYLRIGGGRNTSATADVPAETRQAYRNARTNLREARYDTRWVSTVHPTRSLAQQANMAYEEYADFVYDAVLRDWESLADEMAKLKDRLDEGSEVRLVGPGTDLTMSIEGRTAVNSAASVAYDSHNLPSGEVFTAPYDTDGQVTFDVPMTLQGQSVRDVTLNFEAGEVIGFDAAEGEDVIEEILETDEGARRLGELGIGMNRGIDRLTDNILFDEKMGDTVHLAVGRAYDACLPDGETGNESAVHVDMITDVSEDSRMEIDGEVVQENGTFVWE